In the genome of Diabrotica undecimpunctata isolate CICGRU chromosome 2, icDiaUnde3, whole genome shotgun sequence, the window TCTCTAgaagatttaaacaaaaaaagcGGTATACTCAAATCACGATTGACAATATTCGAAAAATTTCTTAAACAGATTGGAAAACAATCTGACAATTTACTTATTGAGGTGGAAACCAGGTTAGCAAATATAGAGCCTGTTATAGATGAATTCGAAAATATTCAATACGAAATAAAAAACATTTCGGAGAATGTTTCTGAGGAATTAGACAATAGAGCGAGCTTTTCAGATTTGTATTATTCGCTTGTATCACAAGCAAAAGCGTTAATAAATTCGATTTCAAATAAGCATGAATGCCACAATCGTGCGGCAGAATCAGTTTCGTCGAACTTAGGTAGCACTCAGTCAACAAATGTAGAGCAAATTCTATATAGTCCACTTTACTCTCAAATAAAGCTTCCAACTATCGAGTTACTCCATTTCAAAGGGACATGCGGGGGGTGGCTTCAGTATCATGATACCTATGATAGTCTAATTAACAAAAATCCTTCGATAAATTCAATTCAGAAGTTCCATTATCTTCGGGCATCTCTAGGTGGAGAAGCTGCACAGGTTATCAGTTCATTAGAGATTTCGGCCGCGAATTATGATATAGCATGGAACTTACTATGCGAAAAGTTTGCAAACACGCGTCTTTTGATCTACAATCACACAAAGGCCTTATTTGATTTGCAACCCATTCCAAAAAGATCTACTCATCTTCGTCAACTCATTGACAATGTTTTGAAAAACTTGCGTTCGCTAGAATCTCTTCAGCAACCTGTCCATTCTTGTGACACTCTGTTAATATTCATGATAACAAGCAAGTTAGATGCCCCCACTGCGAGGGAATGGGAATCATATAGATCCGGAGGTGATCCTCCTACCTTTGAAGATATGATCGCATTCTTGAAAGGCAAAGCTGATCTTAGAGAAGCTAGAAGTATCAAAAATTACGCATAAATCGGACAGGCAGTCCAAATTCTCACGGCAGTCGCAATCTTTTCTCTCTTTCAATAGAAAAGCATATACGTTCTGCAAAGAAGATCATAAAATATATAACTGCGCTAAATTCTTGGGGGCTCCAACCCAAAAGAGAAACAAACACGCTAGGGATTcaaaactttgtacaaattgcCTTTATTCTGGCCATTTTAGCTCCAACTGCAAATATGGAGCGTTTAAAAAATGTAAGGCAAAACACCATAGTTTGTCACCATCAAGTGTCCCTTTCAGCTCACCCGAATGTAGCTCGATTAATAATTTTGTAAACAGCTGTCATTCAAATATTCGATAAAAACGGTGGGGTTCATCAATGTAGGGCTCTTCTTGATTGTGGCTCTCAATCAAATCTCATAACGAGAGAATTAGCTGATAAACTAGCGCTATCAAGGTCCGAGGTAAATATCTCTATTGTGGGGATAGGTCATGCAGTCTCAAACATTCGATCTAAGTGTACAGCGAAGATTCAGTCAAGGCCGTCTTCTTTTTTTACATCTCTTTCATGTCTCGTAGTCAATAGAATCTGCGATAGAATTACAGCATATAGTTTCGACATTGGAAACTTAGATATTCCACGTCATTTAAGGCTAGCAGATCCAGATTTTCATGTTGCTTCAAAAATCGACATTCTGATAAGGTGTTAATACTTTTGGGAAAATCTTGTGTGTAGGACAATTGAGTCTAGGTCCTTCTGCTCCAGTCATGCAAATAACAAGGTTCGGTTGGATAGTTTCCGGTCAGTTTAATGACAAAAGGAAATCAGTTTCATAGTGCAACTTCAGTAGAAATGATTTCTAAGTTCTGACTTAAATGTTCAGCTACAAAAATTCTGGGAACTCGAAGAGTACACGGAACCTGTACTTTCCGAGGAAAACTTAATATGCCAAAAACACTTCTCCTCAACGGTGAAGTGAAATGACGAAGGTCGCTTTATCATCAACATACCTCTGAGGTGTTCCGTTGAAAATATAGGTGATTCAAAGCGACAGGCATCAAAACGTTTTCTCAACTTGGAGAAAAAACTTCATAAAAATGACTATACATTCTAAAAAAGATGTATATCGAATTTATGGAAGAATACATTCAACTTGGTCACATGTTCAAGGTTGATGATAGTCAACAGAGCTTTTCGTATTATCTTCCCCATCACGGGGTCTTAAAGGATGACAGTGTCACCACAAAGCTTCCTGTGGTGTTCGACGGTTCCTTTCCATTTTCTTCTGGTCTATCAATAAATGACATTCAAATTTCGGGTCCTACCATTCAGGACGATTTATTCTTAATTGTATTGCGTTTTCGACAACATGCATTTCTTGTGTCTGCtgatattacaaaaatgtatcGTCAGGTGCTCGTGGATCCTGAACAACGAGCACTTCAGCAAATCTTCTGGCGTTCTTCTCCTTCTGATACTCTGAGCACATATCAGCTAAATACGGTCACATATGGAACAGCTTTAGATTCGTTTCAGGTCATTCGTTGCTTATTTCAGTTAGCATCCGAGAATAAAGATCTTCACCCTACTGCTTCCAAGATCATCAAGCGAGATTTCTATGTTGATGAGCTTCTGACAGGTGGAGATTGCGCAGAGTCATTGTCAAATGTATGCAAGGATATCAACAATATCTTAAACAGCGGATGTTTTGAGTTGAGGAAGTTGGTATCGAATGATCCGGTAGTACTTAATAAAATTCAAAGTTCCAAGTGTCTATCAAATCTAAAATCATTCGGTGGAGAAGAAAAGGTAAAGGTACTTGGCCTAAATTGGATGTGTGATTCTGACACACTAACATATAAGGTAGCTGATTTACCTAAACCTAATAAGGTTACGCGAATAATTAGTTAAGAGAATAATTCTTTCTGGTACTGCTCAGATCTATGATTCTCTTGGGCTGCTTAGCGCTTGCACAATTACGGCCAAGATTATAATGCAAATTCTTTCAAGCAAGAAAAGCAAGGCTGGGATGCATCTGTTCCCCAAATCATTTTTCCTCAGTGGCAGCATTTCAACGAGGAATTACTTAGATTAAATAATATCGAAATATCTAGGTACGTAAAATTAAAGGATTCGATCTCTTGTGAGCTACATGAATTTTCTGATGCCAACAACAAGGCATATGGTGTTGCAATCTATGTTAATAGTGTTGATTCTGATGGACATGTTTTGGTTCGTCTGTTATGCCCAAAATCCAAGGTTGCACCCCTAAAGGTGATTAGCATACCTCGTTTGGAATTGTGCGACGCATTGTTACTGGCCCGTTTGTCTGAGAGGGTAATCAAGTCTTCAGATATCAATTTCGATAAAGTATTTCATTGGTTTGATTCTACTATCACTCTGGCATGGATACGCACACAGTCAAAACTATTAAAGACGTTAGTCCCCAATTACTCATGCCTTCTGAATTATGGTGACATGGACCTTCCAGGCTAAAATCAAATGATTATCCTACACAATTTTCTCTTCCAGATGACATTCCGTATCTTGAGCCGttcttttttttacaatatttgggagttctctctcagtacccattcttcttagcacctcgttgttgctCACGTGCTCTGTTTAAGAGATCTTCAgtatccttcgaaaaacccacatctcagaggctttctatacgcctcatacttgtaattccgagagtccatgtttccactccgtatagcaatatggaataataaaTAATTACTTTAATGACTTAATTCTTTTAGACCTGCACGTTAAACTCTGTCATGCAGGTCCTCTTCTTCTTTTATCTACAATGCGAAATTAATTTTGGCCTATTCATGGCAAAAATGCAGCCAAGCGTATCGTCCATAAATGTATTAGGTGTTGTCGTGCAAGTCCACCTAAAAATATTTCTCCGATTATGGGTGATTTACCGAAGGATCGTGTTGACCCATCCCCTCCGTTTTATATCACAGGCGTAGATTACGCGGGTTATTTTTTAGTCAAGGATCGAAAGGGGCGTGGATGCAAACCTTTAAAGGCATATGTAGCCTTATTCGTATGTTTCACAACTCGTGCTGTTCATTTCGAACTCGTATCTGATTTAACTACTCATTCCTTTATAGCAGCTTTTAAGCGCTTTCTAAGCAGAAGAGGAAAACCTCTTAAGATGTACTCTGATAATGGAACTAACTTTCAGGGTGCCAATCGTGAACTAAAAGAGTTTTATGATTTTATTAAGACTAATAAGCGTGAGATTCAAGACCATTCAATAATCGAAAGTATTGAATGGCACTTCATACCTCCACAATCGCCGCACTTCGGTGGCCTTTGGGAGGCCGGCGTTAAGT includes:
- the LOC140433815 gene encoding uncharacterized protein, yielding MYIEFMEEYIQLGHMFKVDDSQQSFSYYLPHHGVLKDDSVTTKLPVVFDGSFPFSSGLSINDIQISGPTIQDDLFLIVLRFRQHAFLVSADITKMYRQVLVDPEQRALQQIFWRSSPSDTLSTYQLNTVTYGTALDSFQVIRCLFQLASENKDLHPTASKIIKRDFYVDELLTGGDCAESLSNVCKDINNILNSGCFELRKLVSNDPVVLNKIQSSKCLSNLKSFGGEEKRLHNYGQDYNANSFKQEKQGWDASVPQIIFPQWQHFNEELLRLNNIEISRYVKLKDSISCELHEFSDANNKAYGVAIYVNSVDSDGHVLVRLLCPKSKVAPLKVISIPRLELCDALLLARLSERVIKSSDINFDKVFHWFDSTITLAWIRTQSKLLKTLVPNYSCLLNYGDMDLPG
- the LOC140433816 gene encoding uncharacterized protein, with protein sequence MGDLPKDRVDPSPPFYITGVDYAGYFLVKDRKGRGCKPLKAYVALFVCFTTRAVHFELVSDLTTHSFIAAFKRFLSRRGKPLKMYSDNGTNFQGANRELKEFYDFIKTNKREIQDHSIIESIEWHFIPPQSPHFGGLWEAGVKSMKSHLKRVVGNAHLTYEEFSTILTQVESVLNSRPISALSSDPNDLCPWTPPYF